In Kitasatospora sp. NA04385, a single genomic region encodes these proteins:
- a CDS encoding ATP-binding cassette domain-containing protein, whose protein sequence is MAYSFHRGRGKGPVVRAVDGVDLEVRPGEVFGLLGPNGAGKTTTIRAITTLLPTARGMVEVFGHDCATERTGVRRLLGYVPQALSADAGLTGRENVALFARVFDVSRAERAERVAQALAAVDLTEAADRMAGTFSGGMVRRLELAQALVSAPRLLVLDEPTIGLDPIARAGVWERVDAVRRATGMTVLVTTHYMDEADRHCDRIALMDRGRIRALGTPEELKDRVRAEAPGRDAPTLDDVFRHFSGRALADDAKEGEFSDVRRTRRTASRVG, encoded by the coding sequence CTGGCATACAGCTTCCACCGCGGCCGGGGCAAGGGCCCGGTGGTCCGGGCGGTGGACGGGGTCGACCTGGAGGTGCGCCCCGGCGAGGTGTTCGGGCTGCTGGGGCCGAACGGCGCGGGCAAGACCACCACCATCCGGGCGATCACCACCCTGCTGCCGACGGCGCGCGGCATGGTCGAGGTGTTCGGCCACGACTGCGCCACCGAGCGCACCGGGGTGCGGCGGCTGCTCGGCTACGTCCCGCAGGCGCTGTCCGCGGACGCCGGGCTGACCGGGCGGGAGAACGTCGCGCTGTTCGCGCGGGTCTTCGACGTGTCCCGCGCCGAGCGCGCCGAACGGGTCGCCCAGGCCCTGGCCGCCGTCGACCTGACCGAGGCCGCCGACCGGATGGCCGGCACCTTCTCGGGCGGCATGGTGCGCCGACTGGAACTGGCCCAGGCACTGGTCAGCGCGCCCCGGCTGCTGGTGCTGGACGAGCCCACCATCGGCCTGGACCCGATCGCCCGGGCGGGCGTGTGGGAACGGGTGGACGCGGTGCGCCGGGCCACCGGCATGACGGTGCTGGTCACCACCCACTACATGGACGAGGCGGACCGGCACTGCGACCGGATCGCCCTGATGGACCGCGGCCGGATCAGGGCGCTCGGCACCCCCGAGGAGCTCAAGGACCGGGTCCGCGCCGAGGCCCCGGGCCGGGACGCGCCCACCCTGGACGACGTGTTCCGGCACTTCTCCGGCCGCGCACTGGCCGACGACGCCAAGGAAGGGGAGTTCTCGGATGTCCGCCGCACCCGCCGCACTGCCAGCCGAGTCGGCTGA